Proteins found in one Neomonachus schauinslandi chromosome 1, ASM220157v2, whole genome shotgun sequence genomic segment:
- the LOC110574442 gene encoding plasmalemma vesicle-associated protein — protein MGLAMEHGGAYSRAGGSPRGCWYYLRYFFLFVSLIQFLIILGLVLFMVYGNVHVSTESNLQATERRAEGLYSQVVGLTASQANLSKELNLTSRAKDSIMQLLLSTRRDLDRINASFRQCQADRVSYMNNQQYMAAIILSEKQCQEQLKETNKSCNALFLMLNQKAKMLEMEGAKEKEVCTKDKEGLMLNKRVVEEQLMECSKAREQRQQERQLAEDRLQKVQALCLPLDKDKFETELRNLWRDSIIPRTLDTMGYNLYHPLGAELSSIRRICDHMPTLMATKVEELARSLRAGIERVARENSDIQRQKLEVEKGLRASQEAKEKVEKEAQAREAKLQAECARQTQLALEEKAALRKERDSLAKELEEKKREAEQLKMQLAVSNSALDTCIKAKSQPMPIPRPVGPAPNPQPIDPAGLEEFKRRILESQRPPAGNAIAPPSG, from the exons ATGGGCCTGGCAATGGAGCACGGGGGTGCCTACTCGCGGGCAGGGGGCAGCCCGAGGGGCTGCTGGTACTACCTGCGctactttttcctctttgtgtCGCTCATCCAGTTCCTCATCATCCTGGGCCTTGTCCTCTTCATGGTTTACGGCAACGTGCAcgtgagcacagagtccaacctGCAGGCCACCGAGCGCCGGGCCGAGGGCCTGTACAGCCAGGTCGTGGGGCTCACGGCCTCCCAGGCCAACCTGTCCAAGGAGCTCAACCTCACCTCCCGCGCCAAGGACAGCATCATGCAGTTGCTGCTGAGTACCCGCCGTGACCTGGACCGGATCAATGCCAGCTTCCGCCAGTGCCAGGCTGACCGG GTGAGCTACATGAATAACCAGCAGTACATGGCGGCCATCATCTTGAGCGAGAAGCAATGCCAAGAACAACTCAAGGAGACTAACAAGAGCTGCAATG CCTTGTTCCTCATGCTGAACCAGAAGGCCAAGATGCTGGAGATGGAGGGGGCAAAGGAGAAGGAAGTGTGCACCAAAGACAAGGAGGGGCTGATGCTGAACAAGCGAGTCGTGGAGGAGCAGCTGATGGAGTGCAGCAAGGCCCGGGAGCAGCGGCAGCAGGAGCGACAGCTGGCTGAGGACCGCCTGCAGAAGGTGCAGGCCCTCTGCCTCCCGCTGGACAAGGACAAGTTTGAGACGGAGCTGCGCAACCTCTGGAGGGACTCCATTATCCCACGCACCCTGGACACGATGGGCTATAATCTGTACCATCCTCTAGGCGCGGAATTATCCTCCATCCGAAGAATCTGCGACCACATGCCCACCCTCATGGCCACCAAGGTGGAGGAGCTAGCCCGGAGCCTGCGGGCCGGCATAGAGCGCGTGGCCCGGGAGAACTCGGACATCCAGCGCCAGAAGCTAGAGGTCGAGAAGGGCCTGCGCGCCAGTCAGGAGGCCAAGGAGAAGGTGGAGAAGGAGGCCCAGGCCCGGGAGGCCAAGCTCCAGGCCGAATGCGCCCGGCAGACACAGCTAGCCCTGGAGGAGAAGGCAGCACTGCGGAAGGAGCGAGACAGCCTGGCGAAGGAGCTGGAGGAGAAGAAGCGGGAGGCAGAGCAGCTCAAAATGCAACTGGCCGTCAGCAACTCTGCCCTGGACACCTGCATCAAGGCCAAG TCGCAGCCGATGCCTATACCAAGACCTGTGggtcctgcccccaacccccagcccatCG ACCCAGCTGGCCTGGAGGAGTTCAAGAgaaggatcctggagtcccagaggCCCCCTGCAGGCAATGCTATAGCTCCACCCAG CGGCTGA
- the GTPBP3 gene encoding LOW QUALITY PROTEIN: tRNA modification GTPase GTPBP3, mitochondrial (The sequence of the model RefSeq protein was modified relative to this genomic sequence to represent the inferred CDS: deleted 1 base in 1 codon) translates to MWRVLWTLVGRAARGPRRSCTRQGSGALAPGSGATIFALSSGQGRCGIAVIRTSGPSSGHALRSLTAPRDLPPARSACLRLLSHPRSGEPLDHALVLWFPGPQSFTGEDCAEFHVHGGPAVVSGVLQALGSVPGLRPAEAGEFTRRAFAHGKLSLTEVEGLADLIHAETEAQRRQALRQLDGELGHLCHGWAKTLTKALAHVEAYIDFGEDDNLEEGVLEQADSQVRELELALSAHLRDARRGQRLRSGAHVVVAGPPNAGKSSLVNVLSRKPVSIVSPEPGTTRDVLETPVDLAGFPALLSDTAGLREGVGPVEQEGVRRARERLEQADLILAVLDASDLGSPSSCNFLDTVVAPPGAGSPSENSGRLLLVLNKSDLLPPGGPDPRPDLPPHLLLSCLTGEGLDGLLEALRKELAEVCGDPSTGPPLLTRARHQHHLQGCLDALRHYKQTKDLALAAEALRLARGHLGRITGGGGTEEVLDIIFRDFCVGK, encoded by the exons ATGTGGCGGGTGTTGTGGACCCTAGTAGGTCGGGCCGCACGTGGGCCTCGCAG ATCGTGCACGCGCCAGGGCAGCGGCGCCCTGGCCCCCGGTTCCGGGGCCACTATCTTCGCGCTGAGCTCCGGCCAAGGCCGCTGCGGCATCGCGGTGATCCGGACCAGCGGTCCCTCCAGCGGCCACGCCCTCCGGAGTCTCACGGCGCCCCGGGACTTGCCTCCGGCTCGCAGCGCCTGCCTGCGCCTGCTCAGCCACCCCCGTTCCGGGGAGCCGTTGGACCACGCGCTGGTGCTCTGGTTCCCAG GTCCCCAAAGTTTCACGGGTGAGGACTGCGCCGAGTTCCACGTGCACGGAGGCCCGGCGGTGGTGAGTGGCGTCCTGCAGGCCCTGG GCAGTGTGCCAGGGCTGCGGCCGGCTGAAGCTGGTGAGTTCACCAGGCGGGCATTCGCTCACGGGAAGCTGAGCCTGACCGAGGTGGAGGGGCTAGCGGATCTAATTCATGCAGAAACCGAGGCGCAGCGGCGGCAAGCGCTGAGGCAGCTGGACGGGGAACTGGGCCACCTCTGCCATGGCTGGGCCAAGACTCTCACTAAG gctCTGGCTCACGTGGAGGCCTATATCGACTTTGGTGAGGATGACAACCTGGAGGAGGGCGTCCTGGAGCAAG CTGACAGCCAAGTGCGGGAGCTGGAGCTGGCACTGAGCGCACATCTTCGAGATGCCAGGCGCGGGCAGAGGCTTCGCTCAGGAGCGCACGTAGTGGTCGCAGGACCCCCCAACGCTGGCAAGAGCAGCCTGGTGAACGTACTCA GCCGGAAGCCTGTGTCCATAGTGTCCCCGGAGCCGGGGACCACCCGCGACGTGCTGGAGACCCCCGTGGACCTGGCCGGGTTCCCGGCGCTGCTGAGCGACACGGCGGGCTTGCGCGAGGGCGTGGGGCCGGTGGAGCAGGAGGGCGTGCGGCGCGCCCGCGAGAG GCTGGAGCAGGCTGACCTCATTCTGGCGGTGCTGGATGCTTCTGACCTGGGCTCTCCGTCCAGCTGCAACTTCCTGGATACCGTTGTCGCC CCCCCAGGCGCTGGGAGCCCCAGTGAGAACAGCGGGCGCCTCCTGCTGGTGCTGAACAAATCGGACTTGCTGCCTCCAGGGGGCCCAGACCCCAGGCCCGACCTGCCCCCGCACTTGCTGCTGTCCTGCTTGACCGGAGAGGGTTTGGATGGCCTCCTGGAGGCGTTGAGGAAGGAGCTGGCTGAAGT GTGTGGGGACCCGTCCACAGGCCCACCACTTCTGACGCGTGCAAGACACCAGCATCATCTCCAGGGCTGCCTGGATGCCCTCCGCCACTACAAGCAGACAAAAGACCTAGCCCTGGCTGCTGAGGCGCTGCGACTCGCCCGGGGCCACCTGGGCCGCATCACTGGCGGAGGCGGCACTGAGGAGGTCTTGGACATCATCTTCCGGGACTTCTGCGTGGGCAAGTGA